tttctccaaagcTAAATGGTCTATTGTTTGGCCAAAGAATGGTTTATGACAATATTTTCTTTGAACGAACACATTTTGACAACAAATAATGctgtttcaaaacgaaaattgtttgtacatggcTGATCGGCTGAGATCGGATCCCGATAACAATGCTTAGTTCTTATTTAACATACCACGTACCACTGGCAGATTGTATTCGTGGCAATATATTAAATTAAAGCTTATCACTTCCTGATTCCGAAAAAAATAGCTATTTAAAAttccaaatcaaatttgttggtcaaatcggccaaaataTATAGCAATATTAGTCAATGACCCAggaatttgtcaaaatgtttttaaacagtggacactttctgttggtaattactcaaaataaatattagcataaaaccttatacaggaagctgttgatggtataaaacattgtgataaacggctccctccgaggTAACGTattttgatttagagacctcataattagattttgaggtctcgaaatcaagcatcttcgtgttttctctttcattattttctcgcaacgaCGACCATtggagctcaatttttcacgggtttgttattttatgcatatgttgatttacaccgagtgagaagactggtctttgacaattgccgatagtgcccagtgtctgtCCAGCCACTCTCTATCGTGATTTGAGTGTTGCGTATTAATGCCATAGTGTACATTTCGTTATTTTACGTCATCGGTAGGTGTGCGTCCATTATCAACATTCCCCTGCGATTAGACAACCACAGAAGAAGATATTAAGATGAACACATCTGATGATGCTGAACACATCTACAATGGCTACCTCACTGTCGGTTACCAGAAGAAGGGCAGCACCCACATTTCATTCAAGGTATAACCCTTCCTATGtgatataatgaatagggtagatggccttagctttcgatccaatccggaccttcttcagaggcataaaacaagtacaaacaaatacatatccatttatagaaaaagagagggggaaagggattaaggaaaggatccagaaagaagcgggaaaataacagccaatcaaagtttctatttcagagacaatattggtggctatgaaccaataggagggaagtggcgaggacaaaggatgtctAGAAcgaaaggatgggttactggaccataaaagtggtaaatgtattgttcgacaacaatgcagggagacatgaaagggtaggattaaagagcaagttgcatcaggATGCAACTAACCCTTCCTATATGATGGTATCACTCACCACTGTTTTCaaaatatgatttttacaatttttattttttttaaacagtgctTTTAAACATGCATCTTCCATAAAACGATTTAATACACGTGGTATACAGAACAcgttcaaaggcactggacactattggtaattactcaaaataatttttagcataaaacttacttggtaacaagcaatggagagctgttgatagtataacacattttgagaaactgctACCTCTTGTAACgttagtttttgaggaagaagtaattttcctctaagatattcgaatttgatatcgagacctcgaaatctatAAGCATCTAAAACagacaacttcatgtgacaagggtgtttttttttaacatgtcgcaactttgacgaccaattgagttcaaattttcacacgtttgttattttatgcacatgttgagatacaccaagtgagaagactggcctttgacacttaccaatagtgaccagtgtctttaaagcattaATTGGttgcaacattttaaaataaaatcggATCATCGTTCCTTCAGGACAAATACCGTCGCTATTTCGTTTTACGGTGTCTCAAACATCATCTGCTGACACTAAGTGGCTACAAGCACGCTAACGACTTCACGTCACCTCGTGGACACCTTATAAAGAATGTGGAACAGATAGTCCTGACGAAAGACTCGGAGGTACGTCACAGACTGCGTGTTTTTTACGTTTTACGCAAACAACTAATACAAAATAACTGTTGCTGAATTAATACATCAGgacaattccaagcaaacattgACTTGAAAccaaaaaatcaagtttttgtcacaactttctttacacttggaaaaaaaaacccatagtGAGTATTTTGTGTCCCCGATGCAAGTAAATCgtttgcggtacccgctgctaaaacatggGATTcgaaactgcctctagccaccgggcaatattggtggtctagttggtatgacactgctttagaattacaaaggtcgttggttcggaTCCAACCCGATTAATATGCccgtgattttttgttttatgctaacacacaattgtgtatgtgtaaaaacaaaacaaaaaaacaacaatgataCAATTGTTTATACAATTTACGCTGCTATAATTTTCTTTATCATCGtcatgcagttgttttgtttgtttgtctgtctgtttgtttgcttgctgtTATTGCTATTGACTACAGGTTGAATAAAAAAGAAGTTGAAAAAATGACCCTCAACAGTTTAGTAAAGCACATATTaacaagcactctctcctgATTATTAGAAGAAGAAAACTTAAAGAAATTGATAACTCCTAAGATAAGttgagtctttttttttttctaaataaagGTACCCATTTTGCAAGATGGCCACTGACtacttgacaaaacaaatgtaaaataagCATTTTAGCTGTGTACTAAAATGTATAGATTCAGTCAAGCATTAACGTTTCATGGACAGCTACAAACATGAGTGATTTCAGTAAACTAGCATGACTTCttttagaaaaacaatttttcaaattatttcattatttttcttcttcagataaGCTGGAACAGATGCTTGTTTGATATGTTCTTCACTGGCGTTTTGAGTGTCAGcgctttttgttgtttttttttaccacaagtCACAGTCAAATTCTCTTGTACTCACTCtacaaactctttttttttttttttttttttttttttttacaggttcATACCATGTATTTCCCTGCTGTCAAGAAACATAAGGAATCCAGTGTGCTGTGTATTCTCAAGGATAAACAAGTGGCATATTACCTGGAAGCCGATAGAAGGTATTGAACCAGACTGAAGCTGTATccaaggcccttttcgaaacaacaggtcggctccagattcggctcaggctagcttgaccCCGCGGCTGTTTCgacaatattgcgcgtgctttgcgtacgcgctcacagggcttcagacgagagcaTGCAGAGCCggaagctgaatccaaagccgaagccgagGATTCGAAAAGAGGTCCCAGGTGGCAGCTATACAGCTACgactacgactgttgctaaggttGCACCACACTAAATAAACTCCCAATGAATACAGTGCAACAtgctaaaatattcaaaaatacacacaaattacATAgcagtctcacagctttttacagtatataaagggaaaattattcattgactcttgaactgCAATCTTTTGTTCAATTTAATATGGGGAGTCCCTGGGCCCGTCGGGTTATTCACCTTTCAAGCCGAAACACCCCTAAACCATGTTCCTAACGTCCAGAGTATCAGTCTTGAAAAAACTCCCCACACCTCTCAGCAATAGGATGTTGTTCTTATTATGTCAATCAAAATACAAGTTGGAAGTTGAAGCgtcttgagtgtcactgagtggaAGATATGAGCACTATTACACGTAAGTATTACAAGAAGTACCTTTcattacaaaacaattttgtttccagGGAAGACTTGGACGACTGGTGCAGCGCAATAAATGGTGTGTTCGTCCGCCTGGGTTGGAAAGAGATTCATGTTCCTCCACAAGTCTCTTCACACGGCAGTAATCAGCAACAACCCTCGCAGAGGCCGAACGGGACCATGGAACGATCAGCAGTAAAGTCTGCTGACTTAACCGAAGTGTCTCAAGTAaggttcttcttcttcttcttcttcttcttcttcatcttcttcttcttcatcatcttcttcttctccaAAACAAGTGCTGCTTCGAAGATTACCGCACTGCGGCTGGGCCACGCGTGAAACCATGTACCGCAATCTCAATCAAGTGCACTacatggtgcaagtaaaaactggACAGCAAGCTGTTTGTACTAAAGCAAAAAATGTGGGGTAACTTCATCAAAACAATATTctcatgaagacgagcagagtataatGGTCGAAaagttgagaccaaaccggcccTTTTCAGAGACAACACtcgcacaaaagagatttacacatggttgaacCCGCAAGTTTGCTATAATTTATTTACAGTTTATTCCTatttatctacatgtacaccttgcaaagcttcaaacaatatttaatgTTTTGCATCTTTAATCGCTTCCCAGAAtgacaagtttgtgtgcttcctTTATGACAATCATCGGAAAATACATTGAAATTAAACCAACACAAAACGGTGTGGGTATTATTGTTATGATATATTTCTGGTAGTGAACAAAGATGACCCATAAGTGAACTCAATCACTGCtactcgcaagcctgaggaattCTGTAAGCAAGTGTGCTTTCCATTATGTGAAGCAGTAACACCGAGTTCCTTATCAGAACTTAATCTTTTCAACGATGGTTCTACAATGACGGAATCCAACTTTACCAATACATGACAAGCTCGTTTGCTCAtttatatacaatacaataaaacagAACGCCAAGAACGCTTATATCGATCGCGTCGGTATCCGTCACGTTTTGACGCCCATGGCGCgggaaaaatacaaaatagaaGATAATAAGCAGCAACATATCAAAAACATCAACTCttaatacaaaaaacaatgtaCAAAACTAAAGCCAATTTACTGTTTTGGATGAGATGGGTTTTGGAGAACAAGTTTGAaacgtctgttttttttttttccttttgtttttataacagaAGCATATCCTGTCCAGAGATCGTTCTTTCTCCGACCACCAAGGGCGAACACCATCAGCTAAAGAGGGTTCCTCATCACATTATGAAGAGCCTTCCATAAAGAAACGACCAAGCGCTGAAACTGTTAGTCATAACTGTTGTACACGGGCACATGTAACGCTGGAAGGATCAACCAGTAAGTGAACTAAtgagcttttaaaggcagtggaaactattggtaattactcaaaataattattagcataaaaacttacttggtaaggagtaatggggagaggttgatagtacaaatcattgtgagaaacggctccctctgaagtgacgtagtttttcagaaagaagtaattttccacgaatttgatttcgagaccttagaactagtattgaggtctcaaaatcaagcatatgaaagcacacaagttcgtgtgacaagggtgttttttccttttctttttcttcgacgaccaattgagttcaaattttcacaggtttgttattttatgcatttgttgagatacaccaagtgagaagactggtctttgacaactaccaatagtgtccagtgtctttaaggcactgCAGTCGATTTCAATGCGTCGTTACGTCTATGGTTACTAGCTCGCCATAAGTCCTAAGAATAATCATAgcttaggaagagtttggcaGATTTTACCGGAAAATTGTattaaacacaaatattataGCTTCTAAATGTTATGAGCTTTCACGTATATAAAATTGCACGAAACATAGCTTTACTTGGGCATATTATGAAGTGACAGGCTAGTCAATGATCTTGTGCATTGTATGTGGAATATGCGAacttttgtttgatgttttaCGTTTTGAAGTAGCACCATTTCTGAcagtcaggtttttttttataaataaaagacCTGCATATTTCGCAGATTTTCGGTTcttgcattaaaggaacacgttgccttggattggacgagttggtctatataaaaagcgtttgaaaccgtttgttgtgaaatgcatatggttagaaagaggttttaaaagtagaatacaatgatccacacaaatatgcctcgaaattgcgaggtttttatttaacctcgtcgacaaacacggtcagccatttatgggagtcacattgttgactcccataaatggccgaccgtgttagttcgcaaagtaaaacgaaaaccacgcaattgcgaggcaaatttgtgtagatcattctattctacttttacaacatctttctaaccatatgcattttatatgtGACCCTCTCTAATACTTAAGAAAGTCGTATAAGGATGGGGCTAACggcaagttgttttctttccactcggtgcaccattttatttcctgaaacagacgaagacaaaatacatgttgtcaGGTCTTCGCTGGAATCCTTATGAGGGTGGCGGAAGCGCGCGAAATTGAAATGCttctcaagagagggcgcttctcatgaataattaaatgttacataataagtaagtgcaataaaaataacagtAGGGGTACAATTTCTATGACCGTCACATATacaaaacggttacaaacgcttttcaaagaccaactcgaccgatcctaggcaacgtgttcctttaagtttttctGAAAAGGAAGCGTGCGAGTATAAAGACAATGGTCAGTTACATTCGTCGATCGCTCTGCAATGAAATTGTATAATGCCTTTATtccaatcaatcaaccaatcaatctaTGGTTCCCTGAGTAAGCGTGTGCATTGAACCGTCAAACATAATTGATGTCTTGTGGAAGATAGCACTCCCAAGTAGGAACTTTATTCCGGAAAGGACATGTATTATTATATAGAAGGCTCAATACATAATCTGCTAACACAGTCACCTATGACAAACAGTATTACAAACAGTCAAGACAATTTAAAGCTAGCAAGGTTTTCTTTGCAGATCCCGACCTGTACGTCAATATCCATAACGTACAAGACCAATCGAAGTGGATGGAGGAGAACGCGATGCGACACGAGAACCTGGTAAGCGTCAGGGAAATCTACGCCAATCTCCCCCACCCGCACCCTGCTCCTCCTCCAGAACTGCCGCCCAGAGGGATGCACGCCAGACACGGAACCTTTCCCGGTGCTTCATACACCCCACCGAGCTCGCCAAGGCAGTCACCAAAGCACTCTTCTGTGGGTTTCTTCGAGGCGAAGAACCACCAGTCTCACGATGCCAAGAACGTCCCTACAATCAATCTGCCGGATGTACATGTGCCTTCTCAATCCTTCACCCGACAGTACCCTCATTTGTTCGATGACTCCGAGGCAGCCAGGAGGAAGATTTCGTTGCCTCAGCCTCTCAATCTGATGCACCGGTCACGGGGTGGTCTACAGGGTATTACCGCATCGCCTCCTGCTTCGCCAGTCATGATGAGAAAAGGTGGATCACATTCGAACCTAGTGTGCTTGGATCTGAGTAACAGACCACTGCCGTCACCGCTAACAGGAGATACATTCGATTTCAAGTAAGTCAATGCCTACATCAAGTTAAATGGAGTTTATTTAGCGTGCATATCTGTCACCTATAGACGCTCAAgaccagtggacactattggtaattactcaaaataattgttagcataaacccttacttggtgaagagtaacGGGCAGAgattgacagtataaaacattgtgggaaacagctccctctgaagtgacatagttgtcgagaaagaagtaattttccacgagtttgatttcgagaccttagatttagaattttaccccatacacaccgatgttagcactgtatttaTACTCAATGCTTACCCGAgttatgtgaacaaaatcacaggcttattattacTCGggcggattcgaacccatgaccattgcaattctagagcagtgtcataccaactagaccacctagattgcccggtagctagaggcagttcgaatcctatgttttagcagcgggtgctgcaaacgatttaatagatgttaaatttgtatcggggatacagaatattcattttgtattttacccaaatacaccgatgtgtgttagcactgcatactcggtacttacccgaggtctgtgaagaaaaatcacaggcatattactcgggtgggaatcgaacccacgagtatttttgtttgataagtcaaactttttgttttgaacgCAATATTCTTGTCGTCCACAGTACACTGCGTTGGGAGATTAGCCACACAAGTTTCCGCGTCGACTTGTGTAGGGACGATTTGGAGGACATGCTGGCGCTCGTGCGGATTGGTGATTTTGTGTGGTAAGCAAAATTATAGCAGTGCCCAACATtagctctttaaaggcactggacactattgataagtacccaaacaaaataatgattagcataacaacttacttggtaacgagcaatggagagctgtggatggtataaaacattgtgagaaaacggctccctctgaagtgacgtagtttttgagaaagaagtaatttctcactgaaacttttgaattgaattcgagacctcagctgaggtctcgaattcaagaatctgaaagcacacaacttgtgcgacaatgattttttcttccattatactctcgcaactttcacaggtttgttcttgtatgcatatgttgagatacaccaaaggtgtccagtgcactaGTTCGGCCCACACTCAGTATGTATTGGCAAAGATACTATAAAAGGTATTGGTTACAAAACACTATCATGATCTTCGCATTACCTTTGTGAAAGTTTTATATGTGACAACAACaagttttctccagaagatgttCAGACTATACTGAAACGTCGAGTTCAAACCTACGgcctttttttcagaaccacccaagcTCATTAAGATATTATCATTTCATTTAGTGTTACCAcaaccgcaaaccttactttatGGAAATAATTGTTTCCATTTATGTTTTCCTCCTACACAATTTTATCCAAAAACTCGGTCTtaaactttaaagccattggacacttttggtaaacagtattgtccaaggcccacacttcgtgtatcacagcgtctatataaaataccaaacctgtgaaaatttaggctcaatcggtcaatcgaattgatattgttttactgttttctcaaaaagtaaagcatttcatggaataatatttcaagagaagtctttcaccactaccttctgtaaacccaataagttatttgtaaatctgtgaacttaaaattACATATGCAGATTACAAAAAAACAGTGTAACGACACTCTTAGTACTAAATACATTtgaattaaataacaaacattacTGGGTTGCTTCAATACCACAATACAAGGAACGCAGACTCGTTCAATGTTTTTTCTCCAAATCCAAATTTTGAATGCTTAAACAATACCTGTGTAGTTATGATATGTGctattgctttaaagacactggacactattggtaactgtcaaagaccagtcttctcacttggtgtacctcaacatttgcataaaataacaaatttgagctcgatattggtcggcgaagttaacactgaagaaaaaaacaccctcttcacacgaagttgtgtgctttcattatgcttgatttcgtggcctcaaattctaaatctaaggctttgaaatcaaattcgtggaaaatcacttcagagggagccgtttctcacaatgttctataccactcgttaccaagtaaggttttacgctaataattattttgagtaattaccaatagtttccactgcctttaaactctaaCTCAGAATGTCTCCTCTATTGATAGATTCAAAAGATGTATATTGAATGTGTATTTTAGATATTCTACGATTATAGCACTTGTATTGTTTCCTTATTCCAGAGTGTTTTccactttgtttgtttcttttgttattttttttatagtttttttttgctgttgcttgtttctatattttgttgtattccTTTTTACCAAAACAATGTGTAAACAGCTTCCGAGCTAATCTATGTGTCCTGTTTAAGAAACGAATCTATAAAAAAtagtcaaataaataaataaataaataaataaataattaaataaatacaactaCAAACACTcagcaaataaataaactattgtCTTTGTTTCAGGATTGCCGGGTGGAAATCAGGATGTTCTGCACTGAATAAAAAACTTCATGTTGGCGACCAACTTCGGCAGATTAACGAACAGATTGTTGTCGACCCTGTCATTGCAAACACACTATTTACCACATCAGCTAACGAACAGGTAAGTATTAGGCCTAAAATAAATCATTTCATTCATGAACTCTTACTGCCATTTCGTACAGACGGATGGTATTTAGCTCCCAACACTTCCTATTTGCTTGcagctttttttgtttaattgtacCGAAGCGTGCTTAATACTTCCATGCATTTATCAAGTCAATTTTGAATGGTGCCGTGTTGACGTCATGATATAGGCTTAATAGATGTTTTAATTTGCATTGGCGATTAGGAATATTggttggttttacccatatacaccgatgatagccctgtatatactcagtactttcccgagttaaGTTTGAACGCAATCACAGTCATTTGTAGGCTTTTGATTTATCCTAAGCTGTtttgtaagattttttttttcaacagttttgttttattttattaaaggtacttattaatgggaataacagtgtagGTCTTATTATATAGGGGGCCTGTAGTCGTTTCTGGATTAGCCTGACCTGAAACTGATATACGAGGGACTTTGATCCGGAAACTGTGTCAATAAACCATTTCTATGGGTGCTTTTGACACTTATTCCGGGGCATAATCACAAagaaatgggtcaggccccaCAGGACCCCGGAACAGAGTCAATTT
The sequence above is drawn from the Asterias rubens chromosome 9, eAstRub1.3, whole genome shotgun sequence genome and encodes:
- the LOC117294549 gene encoding uncharacterized protein LOC117294549; translated protein: MNTSDDAEHIYNGYLTVGYQKKGSTHISFKDKYRRYFVLRCLKHHLLTLSGYKHANDFTSPRGHLIKNVEQIVLTKDSEVHTMYFPAVKKHKESSVLCILKDKQVAYYLEADRREDLDDWCSAINGVFVRLGWKEIHVPPQVSSHGSNQQQPSQRPNGTMERSAVKSADLTEVSQKHILSRDRSFSDHQGRTPSAKEGSSSHYEEPSIKKRPSAETVSHNCCTRAHVTLEGSTNPDLYVNIHNVQDQSKWMEENAMRHENLVSVREIYANLPHPHPAPPPELPPRGMHARHGTFPGASYTPPSSPRQSPKHSSVGFFEAKNHQSHDAKNVPTINLPDVHVPSQSFTRQYPHLFDDSEAARRKISLPQPLNLMHRSRGGLQGITASPPASPVMMRKGGSHSNLVCLDLSNRPLPSPLTGDTFDFNTLRWEISHTSFRVDLCRDDLEDMLALVRIGDFVWIAGWKSGCSALNKKLHVGDQLRQINEQIVVDPVIANTLFTTSANEQIALVIRRLPHAKVRHLHRLTTEENWGVEVEGNRVVQVSTCGPASDAKMTPRAPGALSERLCDWIITEIDGEPVSLLGKKDEVKNRMASAGLEMTLTIQPDDFVKRLKAELQKVKFFHEYFVGSDCTS